One genomic window of Candidatus Eisenbacteria bacterium includes the following:
- a CDS encoding HEAT repeat domain-containing protein: MRARVPLVVLMLCVAHVLLSVGCAKAAEGSGSLSDIPRLIERLGDANSGIRMSAARDLAELGSAAVPALAEALTDPDSLRRRGAIGAIGRIGPAASSALPALRAISLSSVPYEQGWALEAMGAIGKDAVPLLIELLDADDPLVRRLAAHALGAIGPEAANAIPALIRRWREEPEAIAKALRMIGQPAVPDLAHALSNDEARVREASASALAHSQVDIREAIPALIRALADPEKKVRADASYALGQTGDEGLPAIRSALEDSSASIRAGAARALGGFAGSPEEVLGPLRRALADSAATVRLGVLQAFTTLAISGADIRVAPEAIAASSDSDPEVRAFAAQELWRYCEEDDGVLGALEELLRDPEVAVRRGAIQSIRLCARTRPRESFPLMEQAARDSSWMVWGEAYHAIGMVTRSDDRALAFLIDRLRDENPFVRINAARGLARAGPGAAVAIPALLAATTDENEQVRSSSLEAIGKIGGDPERVLPVLLRSLEEEGSVGWEAARALAAYGPAAAEAVPTLVERIGGRESPDAYRSALIAIGPPAVPALTEMLTAGTAETRTGAAQVLARIGPPATAPAVPALILCLSNDDEPLRRMATEALRTIGPAAIEAVPTLVARFLHEQNPNARPTLMAALASIRPSDEALLPFFLSCIRDDDSGVSQQAAVALAAFGSRAVPALTELLRDDVDRVRMRACSALAGIGTEASPAVPRLIERLEDRDHSVRRNAAWALGAIGPAASSALPALTEALTDENLQVREGAAAAIERIHGTE; the protein is encoded by the coding sequence ATGCGCGCTCGAGTTCCCCTTGTCGTTCTCATGCTCTGCGTGGCCCATGTCCTATTGAGTGTCGGTTGCGCGAAGGCCGCGGAAGGCTCCGGCTCGCTCTCGGACATCCCGCGTCTCATCGAGAGACTCGGCGACGCCAACTCCGGCATCCGCATGAGCGCCGCCCGCGATCTCGCGGAACTCGGAAGCGCCGCGGTTCCCGCGCTCGCAGAGGCTCTGACAGACCCCGATTCGCTCCGGCGCCGGGGGGCGATCGGCGCGATTGGGCGCATCGGACCAGCGGCGAGTTCGGCACTCCCGGCACTCCGAGCGATCTCTCTCTCCAGCGTCCCCTACGAGCAGGGATGGGCTTTGGAAGCCATGGGGGCGATCGGGAAGGACGCCGTCCCTTTATTGATCGAGCTTCTCGACGCCGACGATCCGCTGGTGCGGAGGTTGGCCGCGCATGCCCTCGGCGCGATCGGCCCGGAAGCGGCGAACGCCATTCCGGCGCTGATCCGTCGATGGCGAGAAGAGCCGGAAGCCATCGCCAAGGCCCTCCGCATGATCGGACAGCCCGCCGTCCCCGACCTCGCTCACGCTCTCTCGAATGACGAAGCGAGGGTCCGCGAAGCATCGGCCTCCGCCCTTGCTCATTCACAGGTCGACATCCGGGAGGCGATCCCCGCGCTGATCCGAGCCCTTGCGGATCCGGAGAAGAAGGTCCGGGCCGATGCGAGTTACGCGTTGGGGCAGACCGGCGACGAAGGGCTGCCGGCGATTCGATCGGCCCTCGAAGACTCGAGTGCGAGTATCCGGGCCGGGGCCGCGCGCGCCCTCGGCGGTTTCGCGGGGTCTCCGGAAGAGGTGTTGGGACCTCTGAGAAGGGCGCTCGCGGACAGCGCTGCGACGGTGAGGCTCGGCGTGCTTCAGGCATTCACGACTCTCGCGATCTCTGGAGCGGACATCCGCGTCGCCCCCGAGGCAATCGCCGCATCCTCGGATTCGGATCCGGAGGTCCGGGCTTTCGCGGCCCAAGAACTCTGGAGGTACTGTGAGGAGGACGACGGCGTTCTGGGCGCGCTCGAGGAGCTGCTCCGGGATCCCGAGGTCGCCGTCCGCCGAGGAGCGATCCAGTCGATTCGCCTGTGTGCGAGAACCCGGCCCCGCGAGTCATTCCCCTTGATGGAACAAGCGGCCCGCGACAGCTCTTGGATGGTCTGGGGAGAGGCCTATCATGCAATCGGAATGGTGACGCGTTCGGATGATCGTGCGCTCGCGTTTCTCATCGACCGGTTGCGCGACGAGAACCCGTTCGTACGAATCAACGCGGCACGGGGCCTCGCGCGGGCAGGACCTGGGGCCGCCGTGGCGATTCCCGCGCTTCTCGCGGCCACGACGGACGAGAACGAGCAGGTTCGCTCCTCGTCACTCGAGGCGATCGGCAAAATCGGTGGCGACCCCGAGAGAGTCCTCCCCGTTCTCTTGCGATCGTTGGAAGAGGAGGGGAGCGTCGGCTGGGAGGCGGCCCGTGCTCTCGCCGCCTACGGTCCGGCGGCGGCGGAAGCGGTCCCGACTCTCGTCGAACGAATCGGCGGGAGGGAGAGTCCGGATGCGTACAGGTCCGCGCTCATCGCGATCGGCCCCCCCGCGGTTCCCGCGTTGACCGAGATGCTCACGGCGGGCACGGCGGAGACCCGCACCGGGGCGGCGCAGGTGCTTGCGCGAATCGGTCCACCGGCAACCGCGCCTGCGGTCCCGGCCTTGATTCTCTGTCTGAGCAACGACGATGAGCCGCTCCGGAGGATGGCAACGGAAGCTCTGAGAACGATCGGTCCGGCCGCGATCGAGGCCGTTCCGACACTCGTCGCGCGGTTCCTTCACGAGCAAAACCCCAACGCCCGCCCCACCCTCATGGCGGCTCTCGCATCGATTCGCCCGAGCGACGAAGCTCTGCTTCCCTTCTTCCTCTCATGCATTCGGGACGACGATTCGGGAGTCTCGCAACAAGCCGCCGTCGCCCTCGCGGCGTTCGGCTCCCGTGCCGTGCCCGCGCTCACGGAGCTTCTTAGGGACGATGTCGATCGGGTCAGGATGCGGGCCTGCTCGGCGCTTGCCGGAATCGGCACAGAGGCATCGCCTGCTGTGCCCCGGCTGATCGAGCGCCTGGAGGACAGGGATCACTCCGTTCGCCGGAATGCGGCATGGGCCCTCGGCGCGATCGGACCCGCGGCGTCCTCCGCGCTCCCGGCCCTCACGGAAGCCCTGACCGACGAGAACCTGCAAGTGAGGGAAGGCGCAGCTGCGGCAATCGAGAGAATTCACGGGACCGAGTAG
- a CDS encoding carbamoyltransferase yields MASTNILGISAFYHDSAACLVRDGKILAAAQEERFSRKKHDFRFPSGAIAYCLREGGLRAEDLDFVVFYDRPFTKFERIIETYLMYAPFGLRSLIKSIPLWLKQKLFMKELIRKELGYEGKILFTEHHESHAASAFYPSPFEEAAFLTIDGVGEWTTTSFGIGRGNEIEIRKEIHFPHSIGLLYSAFTYFTGFKVNSGEYKVMGLAPYGEPKYVDAILEHLMDLKEDGSFKLNLCYFNYCAGLSMTNRRFEKLFGGPPRKPEAELTQREMDLARSVQEVVEEVMMRMARTVHRETGMKNLCLAGGVALNCVANGRILREGPFERIWIQPAAGDAGGALGAALFAWHRIFGNERRVDAGRDAQRGSYLGPEFSDEEIRAFLEENKAPARRLADGDLFETVADLLASEKVVGWFQGRMEFGPRALGARSILGDPRSQTMQSVMNLKIKYRESFRPFAPSVLLERVGDYFGLDRESPYMLLVAPVREEIRIPMTAEEEKLFGIAKLNVPRSGIPAVTHVDYSARIQTVDRETAPRYHELIDTFRRKTGCGVVINTSFNVRGEPIVCTPEDAYTCFMRTEMDYLVLGSYLLDKKEQKPLEEDKDWQREFELD; encoded by the coding sequence AGGGGGGCTTCGCGCGGAGGATCTGGATTTCGTCGTCTTCTACGACCGCCCCTTCACCAAGTTCGAGCGGATCATCGAGACCTATCTCATGTACGCCCCCTTCGGCCTCCGCTCGTTGATCAAGTCGATTCCTCTGTGGCTCAAGCAGAAGCTATTCATGAAGGAGTTGATCCGGAAGGAGCTCGGATACGAGGGGAAGATCCTCTTCACCGAGCATCACGAATCGCATGCCGCGTCGGCGTTCTACCCGTCGCCGTTCGAGGAGGCGGCGTTCCTCACGATCGACGGCGTCGGGGAGTGGACGACGACGAGCTTCGGGATCGGGCGCGGGAACGAGATCGAGATCCGGAAGGAGATCCATTTCCCGCACTCGATCGGCCTTCTTTATTCGGCGTTCACGTACTTCACGGGGTTCAAGGTGAACTCGGGCGAGTACAAGGTGATGGGCCTCGCCCCGTACGGCGAGCCGAAGTACGTCGATGCGATCCTTGAGCATCTCATGGATCTCAAGGAGGACGGTTCTTTTAAGCTCAACCTTTGCTATTTCAACTACTGCGCCGGTCTCTCGATGACGAACCGGCGTTTCGAGAAGCTTTTCGGCGGACCGCCGCGGAAGCCGGAGGCGGAGCTGACGCAGCGGGAGATGGATCTCGCGCGCTCGGTGCAGGAGGTGGTGGAGGAAGTCATGATGCGGATGGCGCGCACCGTGCATCGCGAGACGGGGATGAAGAACCTTTGCCTCGCGGGGGGCGTCGCGCTGAACTGCGTCGCGAACGGGAGGATCCTCCGCGAGGGGCCGTTCGAGAGGATCTGGATCCAGCCGGCGGCGGGGGACGCGGGGGGCGCGCTCGGCGCGGCGCTCTTCGCGTGGCATCGGATCTTCGGCAACGAGAGAAGGGTCGACGCCGGGCGCGATGCGCAGCGCGGTTCGTATCTCGGCCCCGAGTTCTCGGACGAGGAGATCCGCGCGTTCCTCGAAGAGAACAAGGCTCCGGCCCGGAGGCTCGCGGACGGGGATCTCTTCGAGACGGTCGCGGACCTTCTCGCGTCGGAGAAAGTGGTCGGGTGGTTCCAGGGGAGGATGGAGTTCGGGCCGCGCGCGCTCGGGGCACGCTCGATTCTCGGCGATCCGCGCTCGCAGACGATGCAGTCGGTGATGAACCTCAAGATCAAGTACCGGGAATCGTTCCGGCCGTTCGCGCCGAGCGTGCTCCTCGAGCGGGTCGGCGACTACTTCGGCCTCGATCGCGAGAGCCCCTACATGCTTCTCGTCGCTCCGGTGCGAGAGGAAATCCGAATCCCGATGACGGCGGAGGAGGAGAAGCTTTTCGGGATCGCGAAGCTGAACGTGCCCCGCTCGGGGATCCCGGCGGTCACGCACGTCGACTACTCGGCGCGCATCCAGACCGTCGATCGGGAGACCGCGCCCCGCTATCACGAGCTGATCGACACGTTTCGGCGAAAGACCGGATGCGGCGTCGTGATCAACACATCGTTCAACGTGCGGGGGGAGCCGATCGTCTGCACGCCGGAAGACGCGTACACCTGCTTCATGCGGACGGAGATGGATTACCTCGTTCTCGGAAGCTACTTGCTCGACAAGAAGGAGCAGAAGCCGCTCGAAGAGGACAAGGACTGGCAGAGGGAGTTCGAGCTCGACTGA